From one Eulemur rufifrons isolate Redbay chromosome 23, OSU_ERuf_1, whole genome shotgun sequence genomic stretch:
- the TAT gene encoding tyrosine aminotransferase has protein sequence MMDPYVIQMNGNGNGNGNLPSVRDVHVNFSGRSSVSEKMKSRKARWCVRPSDMSNKTFNPIRAIVDSMKVKPNPNKTMISLSIGDPTVFGNLPADPEVTQAMKDALDSGKYNGYGPAIGYLASREEIASYYHCPEAPLEAKDVILTSGCSQAVELCLAVLANPGQNILAPRPGFSLYRTLAESMGIEVKLYNLLPEKSWEIDLKHLESLIDEKTACLVVNNPSNPCGSVFSKSHLQKILEVAARQCVPILADEIYGDMVFADCKYEPLANLSNNVPILSCGGLAKRWLVPGWRLGWILIHDRRDIFGSEIRAGLVKLSQRILGPCTIVQGALKSILRRTPPEFYHNTLSFLKSNADLCYGALAAIPGLRPVRPFGAMYLMVGIEMEHFPEFENDVEFTEKLLAEQSVHCLPSTCFEYMNFFRVVITVPEVMMLEACSRIQEFCEQHYHCAEGSQEECDK, from the exons ATGATGGACCCATATGTGATTCAGATGAACGGCAACGGCAACGGCAACGGCAACCTCCCCTCAGTTCGAGATGTGCATGTCAACTTCAGCGGGAGAAGCTCCGtgtcagaaaaaatgaaaagcaggaaGGCCAGATGGTGCGTGAGGCCATCAGACATGTCCAACAAAACTTTTAATCCCATCCGGGCCATTGTAGACAGCATGAAGGTGAAGCCAAATCCAAACAAAACCATGATTTCTCTGTCAATTG GGGATCCAACTGTGTTTGGAAACCTGCCTGCAGACCCTGAAGTTACTCAAGCAATGAAAGATGCCCTGGACTCAGGGAAATATAATGGTTATGGCCCAGCCATTG GCTACCTTGCCAGTCGAGAGGAGATAGCTTCTTATTACCACTGCCCTGAGGCACCCCTAGAAGCTAAG gaTGTCATTCTGACAAGTGGCTGCAGTCAGGCTGTTGAACTTTGTTTAGCTGTGCTGGCCAACCCAGGGCAAAACATCTTGGCTCCGAGACCGGGTTTCTCTCTCTACAGGACTTTGGCTGAATCTATGGGAATTGAGGTCAAACTCTACAACTTGTTG CCAGAGAAGTCTTGGGAAATTGACCTGAAACATCTGGAATCTCTGATTGATGAAAAGACAGCTTGTCTCGTTGTCAATAATCCATCAAACCCCTGTGGGTCAGTGTTCAGTAAAAGTCATCTTCAGAAGATTCTAGAAG TGGCTGCAAGGCAGTGTGTCCCCATCTTAGCTGATGAGATCTATGGAGACATG GTGTTTGCGGATTGCAAATATGAACCACTGGCCAACCTCAGCAACAATGTCCCCATCCTGTCCTGTGGAGGCCTGGCCAAGCGCTGGCTGGTTCCAGGCTGGAGGTTGGGCTGGATTCTCATCCATGACCGAAGAGACATTTTTGGCAGTGAG ATCCGAGCTGGGCTGGTGAAGCTGAGTCAGCGGATACTGGGACCCTGTACCATTGTCCAGGGAGCTCTGAAGAGCATCCTGCGTCGCACCCCCCCAGAGTTCTACCACAACACTCTAAGCTTCCTCAAG TCCAATGCTGATCTCTGCTATGGGGCACTGGCTGCCATTCCCGGACTCCGGCCAGTCCGCCCTTTTGGGGCCATGTACCTCATG GTTGGAATTGAGATGGAACACTTCCCAGAATTTGAGAATGATGTGGAGTTCACAGAGAAGTTACTTGCTGAGCAATCCGTCCACTGCCTCCCATCAACA TGCTTCGAGTACATGAATTTTTTCCGAGTGGTAATCACAGTCCCCGAGGTGATGATGTTGGAGGCTTGCAGCCGGATCCAGGAGTTCTGTGAGCAGCATTACCACTGCGCTGAAGGGAGCCAGGAGGAGTGTGATAAATAG